A portion of the Parasedimentitalea marina genome contains these proteins:
- a CDS encoding aminotransferase class I/II-fold pyridoxal phosphate-dependent enzyme yields MKVKIHTLFQYLLDTTKTDPEAFIGFSLAESPKLGDFLDDLDPEMSLDWNLKSFRGLPSLRQRVIDQAGLAKNCTADDVLITAGAAEANYLAFMQLVEAGDEVVTEIPGWPQIEVLAKSRGATVKLVERNEAEGWALPLDQLENLVTPKTKLIFLTNPNNPTGKLLSEEELHRIAQIADKVGAWLIVDEVYAGLEWAADRAPSIAGIYERGITTGSVSKALGLQGLRTGWLICRNKNMVMDAIILRENSSEIMNVMGEAIAEVALRPDRLSQALAKARRDSIATLEFLDTYIAAEPKLSWHRPEAGLIGLARLAESIDGDIFAKRLLADPFKTFLLPGSAYGLSNHIRLGVGGGTSAKLDVGLTRMSQLLVEWDTQN; encoded by the coding sequence ATGAAAGTCAAGATTCATACCCTGTTCCAGTATCTGCTTGATACAACCAAAACAGATCCCGAGGCCTTTATTGGTTTCTCGCTGGCCGAGTCACCCAAGCTGGGTGATTTCCTGGATGATCTGGACCCGGAAATGTCGCTTGATTGGAATCTAAAATCCTTCCGCGGACTACCGTCTCTGCGCCAGCGTGTCATTGACCAGGCTGGTTTGGCCAAGAATTGTACAGCCGATGATGTGTTGATCACAGCTGGAGCTGCCGAAGCCAATTACCTGGCATTCATGCAGCTTGTCGAAGCCGGGGATGAGGTTGTCACGGAAATACCTGGATGGCCGCAGATAGAAGTTTTGGCCAAATCCAGAGGGGCCACGGTCAAATTGGTTGAAAGAAATGAGGCCGAAGGCTGGGCTTTACCGCTGGATCAGCTGGAAAACCTGGTCACCCCGAAAACCAAGCTGATTTTTCTGACCAACCCAAACAACCCAACCGGCAAACTGTTGAGCGAAGAAGAGCTACATCGGATTGCGCAGATTGCTGACAAGGTTGGAGCTTGGTTGATCGTCGACGAGGTTTACGCTGGCCTGGAATGGGCTGCCGACAGAGCGCCATCGATTGCGGGCATCTATGAGCGCGGCATTACCACAGGCAGCGTGTCCAAGGCCTTGGGGTTGCAGGGGCTGCGCACGGGTTGGCTGATCTGCCGGAACAAGAACATGGTGATGGATGCAATCATCCTGCGGGAAAATAGCAGTGAAATCATGAACGTCATGGGGGAAGCGATTGCTGAAGTTGCTCTGCGCCCAGATCGGCTAAGCCAGGCCTTAGCCAAGGCGCGACGCGACAGCATCGCTACCCTTGAGTTTCTGGATACATATATTGCCGCCGAGCCAAAACTGTCCTGGCATCGACCCGAGGCCGGATTGATAGGTTTGGCACGACTGGCAGAGAGTATAGATGGCGACATTTTTGCAAAACGCTTGCTGGCTGACCCATTCAAGACATTTTTACTGCCTGGCAGTGCATACGGGCTTTCGAACCACATCCGACTAGGAGTTGGCGGCGGAACCTCTGCGAAACTGGATGTTGGGCTTACTCGGATGTCACAACTACTGGTCGAATGGGACACCCAGAACTGA
- a CDS encoding cupredoxin domain-containing protein: MTKTITRRGVLVGAAASAAVSSNSLTSANASRPKTHEVRITQFKFEPDVVVVEVGDIIRWSNLDLAPHTATETSFGWDTGEIAKGMSKETVVTEDMGTRYFCAFHPHMKGTITIKL; encoded by the coding sequence ATGACAAAAACAATCACCAGACGTGGTGTGTTGGTGGGGGCAGCTGCATCAGCAGCTGTCTCATCAAATTCCTTGACGTCGGCCAATGCAAGTCGGCCAAAAACACACGAAGTTCGGATAACACAGTTCAAATTTGAACCCGATGTTGTCGTCGTCGAGGTCGGGGACATTATTCGGTGGTCAAATTTGGACCTCGCCCCTCACACTGCAACGGAAACCTCATTCGGCTGGGATACCGGTGAAATCGCGAAAGGCATGAGCAAGGAAACGGTAGTTACTGAAGACATGGGAACACGATACTTCTGCGCTTTTCATCCGCACATGAAGGGGACCATCACAATCAAATTGTAG
- a CDS encoding MFS transporter: MTDFQETAPVGWHEILNRDYAAPLLLVCLGVWLHAADSLLVATMMPNIVSDLGGEAYVAWSIALYEIGSIVAGASGAVLVLKMGIRQPMFIAAMTFALGCLISATAFNMQGLLAGRLLQGMGGGGLTALAFIGTARLFPGRLIARVMGAISVLWGSSAFLGPLIGGIFTTYFNWRMGFVFFAIQALFLATFVVFGSRVSEPLDNQDRSKPIPVARLLLLSLGVLCIAYAGIEVTVLRTPVFLACGLGILAAFLIIDGNSPGNRILPKQPFNLRSPVGAALLMTLTLNISTMGLSAYGPLLMVIIHDTPTIVAGYILACVAVGWSLAALILSGAPEKHDPIYIAVGMALVCFSVIGMIYAVPNGPILLVAALAALEGIGYGTAWTFVVRRSKRLAAADDVERLSGALPTTARLGIAIGASVSGILANYAGFSMDGSAEATRTVARTIFTGSLPFAFLAMFAMVCFVSMKPKSTHSKPG, from the coding sequence ATGACGGATTTTCAAGAAACTGCCCCCGTCGGATGGCACGAGATATTGAACAGGGACTATGCAGCGCCATTGTTGCTTGTGTGCCTTGGGGTTTGGCTACACGCCGCCGATAGTTTGCTCGTCGCGACAATGATGCCAAACATTGTTTCAGACCTCGGCGGCGAAGCCTATGTCGCCTGGTCCATTGCTTTGTATGAAATCGGCTCAATTGTTGCTGGCGCGTCTGGGGCTGTTCTGGTTTTGAAAATGGGCATTCGCCAGCCGATGTTTATTGCGGCCATGACCTTTGCCCTTGGCTGTCTGATTAGCGCCACCGCGTTTAACATGCAGGGGCTGCTGGCTGGACGCCTGCTTCAGGGCATGGGCGGCGGCGGTTTGACGGCGCTGGCCTTCATCGGCACTGCACGCCTATTTCCGGGCCGCCTGATCGCCCGTGTCATGGGGGCCATTTCGGTGCTGTGGGGGTCTTCGGCGTTCCTGGGACCTTTGATTGGCGGGATATTCACCACATATTTCAACTGGCGGATGGGTTTTGTGTTCTTTGCAATCCAAGCGCTGTTTCTGGCCACTTTCGTGGTGTTCGGCAGCCGCGTTAGCGAGCCTTTGGACAATCAGGATCGCAGCAAACCGATCCCGGTGGCACGCCTGTTACTCCTGTCGCTTGGCGTGTTGTGCATCGCTTATGCGGGTATCGAAGTGACTGTGCTGCGCACACCGGTGTTTTTAGCCTGTGGGCTGGGCATATTGGCAGCATTTCTGATCATCGACGGCAATAGTCCCGGCAATCGCATTCTTCCCAAGCAACCGTTCAATCTGCGCAGCCCGGTAGGTGCGGCCCTGTTGATGACGCTCACTCTGAATATCTCGACAATGGGTCTCAGCGCCTATGGACCACTTTTGATGGTAATCATCCACGACACACCAACAATTGTGGCTGGCTATATACTTGCCTGCGTGGCCGTCGGCTGGAGCCTTGCCGCCCTCATTCTGTCTGGTGCCCCGGAAAAACATGACCCCATATATATCGCAGTTGGCATGGCACTGGTCTGTTTTAGTGTGATTGGGATGATCTATGCCGTTCCAAACGGCCCGATTTTACTGGTGGCAGCCCTGGCAGCGCTCGAGGGAATTGGCTACGGCACGGCCTGGACGTTTGTTGTTAGACGCTCAAAACGACTGGCAGCAGCGGATGATGTGGAACGCCTATCGGGTGCCTTGCCCACAACTGCGCGCCTTGGAATTGCGATCGGGGCTTCCGTTTCCGGTATCTTGGCCAATTATGCCGGGTTTTCGATGGACGGGTCAGCGGAAGCAACCCGAACCGTTGCCCGCACCATTTTCACCGGCAGCCTGCCATTCGCATTTCTGGCCATGTTTGCCATGGTTTGCTTTGTGTCGATGAAACCGAAATCGACCCATTCAAAACCGGGCTAG
- a CDS encoding GlxA family transcriptional regulator, whose protein sequence is MTRTIDVLLFDDVNMLDVSGPVQAFGAALIGDRSQYAIRYVSPEGKTVRAACGLRLVADGELSARSNSDDLLIPGGKGVDAVIQHTAVREVIQNRAARKGHGRLISICSGALVLAAAGVLDGRPATTHWSRSADTKVYENVLWDLDLISTSEERIFTSAGVTTGIDLALAIIRADCGPKVALAAARELVVQLRRTGGQSQYAIHLAGQFTRDDTLTRLIEQVVSQPQLDWSLNALSQTAGMNTRTLSRHFQRDMQETPAQFVERVRVDHARGLLSENFPLKQVAADSGFGDLQRMRRAFQRRFGINISEYLSAFG, encoded by the coding sequence ATGACCCGCACAATTGACGTTTTGCTTTTCGATGATGTGAATATGCTGGACGTGTCTGGCCCGGTTCAGGCTTTTGGAGCTGCATTGATCGGCGACCGAAGCCAATACGCCATACGATACGTGTCGCCTGAAGGAAAAACTGTGCGCGCGGCCTGTGGTCTAAGGCTTGTGGCCGATGGAGAGCTTTCGGCGCGTTCAAATAGCGACGATCTGTTAATCCCCGGAGGCAAAGGCGTCGATGCCGTTATCCAACACACGGCAGTCCGGGAGGTAATCCAAAACCGTGCCGCGCGTAAGGGCCATGGTCGCCTTATTTCTATCTGCTCCGGTGCTCTTGTACTGGCAGCTGCAGGTGTTCTGGATGGACGCCCCGCGACCACCCACTGGTCGCGCTCTGCGGATACAAAGGTGTACGAAAATGTCCTTTGGGATCTCGACCTGATCAGTACGTCAGAAGAGCGTATCTTTACATCTGCTGGCGTGACCACGGGGATCGATCTGGCATTGGCCATTATCCGTGCAGATTGCGGCCCAAAGGTTGCGCTTGCCGCCGCGCGCGAATTGGTCGTCCAGTTGCGACGCACCGGCGGTCAAAGCCAGTATGCCATTCACCTCGCCGGTCAGTTCACCCGCGATGATACCCTGACACGATTGATTGAACAGGTCGTCTCACAGCCTCAACTGGATTGGTCACTTAATGCGTTGTCGCAGACCGCAGGGATGAACACGCGCACCTTATCACGACATTTCCAGCGAGATATGCAGGAGACACCCGCTCAATTCGTGGAGAGGGTTCGTGTTGATCACGCCAGAGGGTTATTGTCCGAAAACTTCCCTCTGAAACAGGTCGCTGCTGACAGTGGGTTTGGTGATCTGCAACGTATGCGGCGCGCATTCCAGCGCCGTTTCGGCATAAACATCAGCGAATACCTGAGTGCCTTTGGGTGA
- a CDS encoding SDR family NAD(P)-dependent oxidoreductase, translated as MPGKIAVVTGAGGGMGRAISLKLVQDGLTVVGLDVSAESLKETSASIGDNFHSLTVDLTDATAVAEAFTNIKSQHGGVDALVNNAGTCLMSDFPNIPASELISQMAINFNSTFYCCQQAVPLMMDRPGVRKIINISSNGAYNFDVFDPPHYRASKAAMDTLTKDLARRYAAEKIAVNSIAPAMTTTPLFEVLTEDVLQQAISAMPHGRAMDPSEIASWVSFLISPAGDISSGNIIILNQGRDVR; from the coding sequence ATGCCGGGCAAGATTGCGGTTGTTACAGGAGCAGGTGGAGGAATGGGGCGCGCGATCAGCCTCAAGCTGGTGCAAGACGGGCTGACCGTTGTTGGGCTGGATGTATCCGCTGAAAGTCTCAAAGAAACCTCGGCATCCATTGGCGATAATTTTCACAGTTTGACTGTTGATCTGACAGATGCCACCGCAGTTGCCGAAGCCTTCACCAATATCAAGTCCCAGCACGGCGGAGTGGACGCGTTGGTCAACAATGCCGGAACCTGTCTGATGTCCGACTTCCCGAATATCCCGGCGTCGGAGCTCATCAGTCAAATGGCGATAAACTTCAATTCGACGTTTTACTGTTGCCAACAAGCGGTTCCCCTGATGATGGACCGTCCCGGCGTTCGCAAAATCATCAATATCTCGTCCAACGGCGCCTATAATTTTGACGTTTTTGATCCACCACATTACCGCGCCAGCAAAGCCGCGATGGACACTTTGACCAAGGACCTAGCACGGCGATATGCGGCAGAAAAAATTGCAGTTAATTCGATTGCTCCAGCCATGACCACCACGCCGTTGTTCGAAGTGCTGACAGAAGACGTTCTCCAGCAGGCCATTTCGGCGATGCCACACGGACGCGCGATGGATCCGTCTGAAATTGCCAGCTGGGTCTCCTTCCTGATTTCACCTGCCGGGGATATCTCCAGCGGCAATATCATCATTCTCAACCAAGGACGGGATGTACGCTAG
- a CDS encoding cysteine hydrolase, with translation MCNCDNPNHNHGNISRRTALRGGLAATAAAATTMAGATAASAQVANPYADPENSVLPPSNMKLDLSRAALVVTDPQVDFLSPEGVTWGVVGASVTEHNTVENIETLFKAAKAADITVAVSPHYYYPTDHGWKFEGALEKLMHKIGMFDRPGPLNLDGFEGSGADWMPQYKKYINDGKTIVTSPHKVYGNDTNDLSLQLRKQGVDQVILSGMSANLCTESHMRELIEQGFEVAVVKDATAAAIIPDGDGYLAALTNFRFIANAVWSTEEAVAQIQAAS, from the coding sequence ATGTGTAATTGCGATAACCCAAATCACAACCATGGTAACATTTCTCGGCGCACCGCTCTTCGTGGAGGTTTGGCGGCAACAGCTGCAGCTGCAACGACTATGGCAGGCGCAACAGCGGCCTCTGCGCAAGTTGCAAATCCCTATGCCGATCCAGAAAATTCGGTCTTGCCACCGTCGAACATGAAGTTGGATTTAAGCCGCGCCGCCTTGGTCGTCACCGACCCTCAGGTCGATTTCCTCAGCCCTGAGGGCGTAACATGGGGCGTTGTTGGCGCATCCGTGACAGAGCACAATACGGTTGAGAACATCGAAACTCTGTTCAAAGCGGCCAAAGCGGCTGACATCACGGTGGCGGTTTCTCCGCACTATTACTATCCGACCGACCACGGATGGAAGTTTGAGGGCGCCCTGGAAAAGCTGATGCATAAAATCGGTATGTTCGACCGTCCGGGCCCTTTAAACCTCGATGGCTTTGAAGGATCGGGCGCTGACTGGATGCCGCAATACAAAAAGTACATCAACGACGGCAAAACTATCGTGACCTCTCCGCACAAAGTGTATGGCAACGACACAAACGACTTGTCTCTGCAATTGCGTAAGCAAGGTGTTGATCAGGTTATCCTGTCCGGCATGTCAGCGAACTTGTGCACAGAATCTCATATGCGCGAGCTAATAGAGCAAGGCTTTGAAGTTGCTGTTGTCAAAGATGCCACTGCTGCAGCCATCATCCCTGATGGGGACGGCTACTTGGCAGCACTGACCAACTTCCGCTTCATAGCGAATGCGGTTTGGAGCACGGAAGAAGCGGTTGCCCAAATCCAAGCTGCAAGCTGA
- a CDS encoding N-acyl homoserine lactonase family protein: MQAKGYLKGRPISLHVLDYGLFKVHANGRVIGICGFLIQTDAGESILVDTGFPQKYAEDKAAATAEDKLYEFGEVLVCEMANMPAAQLALAGIKPDQINLHILTHTHIDHVGGLGDFPQAPILVSGAERRLPKPLYWGDVQPLEWPDQEYLVIEDDVEVGPGFRVLTSPGHAPGQLALLLELPETGQVLLTSDAISRPAEINEKFAGSWDEAKAIASADRLMNLAKETGAFVIYGHSPEQWPNLKKSPAAYT, encoded by the coding sequence ATGCAAGCCAAAGGTTATTTGAAAGGGCGGCCGATCTCGTTGCATGTTCTGGATTACGGCCTGTTCAAAGTACATGCCAACGGCAGAGTTATCGGCATTTGCGGGTTTCTGATTCAGACAGACGCGGGTGAATCCATTCTGGTCGATACTGGGTTTCCGCAAAAATATGCCGAGGACAAAGCAGCAGCCACGGCAGAGGACAAGCTGTATGAGTTTGGCGAAGTTCTGGTGTGTGAGATGGCCAATATGCCTGCGGCCCAGCTTGCCTTGGCAGGTATCAAACCGGATCAAATCAATCTGCATATTCTGACCCATACCCATATTGACCACGTTGGCGGCCTTGGAGATTTTCCGCAGGCCCCGATTTTGGTTTCAGGCGCAGAGCGACGTTTGCCCAAACCGTTATATTGGGGCGATGTCCAGCCGCTTGAATGGCCAGATCAAGAGTATCTGGTGATCGAAGACGATGTTGAGGTCGGTCCTGGGTTTCGTGTGCTCACCTCACCGGGCCATGCGCCGGGCCAGTTGGCGCTGCTGCTGGAGCTGCCGGAAACAGGGCAGGTTTTGCTGACCAGCGACGCGATCTCGCGTCCCGCCGAAATCAACGAGAAGTTTGCAGGGTCCTGGGACGAGGCAAAAGCCATTGCCAGCGCAGATCGCCTGATGAACCTGGCTAAAGAAACAGGCGCGTTTGTGATCTATGGGCATTCGCCCGAGCAATGGCCAAATTTAAAAAAATCACCTGCGGCCTATACCTAG
- a CDS encoding MFS transporter, giving the protein MPMLIILGGLAGLTLAPTTALATLPASLQTLAGLLAAAPFSLLMGRFGRKTGFFLGGAFAIVGALIGTWALISGNFILLCVAHLALGAALACYQYFRFAAAEVVRSEWQPVAISLMLTSGLVAAFVGPQVFILAKDAFAPIPLAGAYAAIGMLSVIGLVPLAFVSIPTIKTRSRRTTGSRFAALSVLKQRPVRTAVGIGAISQGTMVFLMIPTPLAMIGCGFSEAIAGDVIRWHVVAMFAPSFFTGFLIKWFGTRRIAMTGLILLIMAAMGAVSGLSSVNFYGSLILLGVGWNFGFIGATTMLANVVSEDEKAVVQGLNDTIIALVSTLCAFVAGAIVAGFGWQVLAFVAVIILVVTICSVMFEKRQTVRQ; this is encoded by the coding sequence ATGCCCATGCTGATCATTTTGGGCGGGCTTGCAGGGCTGACGCTGGCACCGACAACTGCGCTTGCGACCCTACCGGCATCGCTGCAAACGCTCGCTGGGTTGCTCGCAGCAGCCCCGTTTTCTTTGCTGATGGGCCGGTTTGGCCGTAAAACGGGTTTCTTCCTTGGCGGAGCGTTTGCAATTGTAGGTGCCTTGATTGGCACCTGGGCGCTGATTTCGGGTAATTTTATTCTATTATGTGTGGCGCATCTTGCTCTGGGAGCAGCGCTTGCCTGTTATCAGTACTTTCGATTTGCGGCGGCCGAGGTGGTTCGTTCCGAATGGCAACCTGTGGCCATTTCCCTGATGTTGACGTCCGGCCTGGTTGCGGCATTTGTCGGCCCTCAAGTCTTCATCCTGGCCAAGGATGCTTTCGCGCCCATTCCATTGGCTGGTGCCTATGCGGCCATTGGGATGCTATCTGTTATCGGTCTTGTACCGTTGGCGTTTGTCAGTATTCCAACGATCAAAACCAGGTCACGACGGACTACAGGCAGTAGGTTCGCGGCCCTCTCAGTTCTTAAGCAGCGGCCGGTTCGAACCGCAGTTGGCATCGGGGCCATATCACAAGGGACAATGGTTTTCCTCATGATCCCAACACCACTGGCTATGATCGGATGCGGGTTTTCAGAGGCGATTGCGGGCGATGTAATCCGCTGGCATGTCGTTGCAATGTTTGCGCCCAGCTTTTTCACCGGGTTCCTGATCAAGTGGTTCGGCACCAGGCGTATTGCGATGACCGGGCTGATATTGCTGATCATGGCAGCGATGGGCGCAGTCAGCGGTTTGTCATCGGTTAATTTCTATGGATCGCTCATTTTGCTTGGTGTCGGTTGGAATTTCGGCTTCATCGGGGCGACAACCATGTTGGCAAATGTGGTTTCTGAAGATGAAAAAGCTGTTGTTCAGGGGCTCAACGACACCATCATCGCCTTGGTCTCAACCCTGTGCGCCTTTGTAGCCGGTGCAATCGTCGCCGGATTTGGTTGGCAGGTTCTCGCCTTTGTGGCAGTGATTATTCTTGTGGTAACCATCTGCTCTGTGATGTTTGAAAAACGCCAAACAGTTCGTCAATAG
- a CDS encoding DUF4142 domain-containing protein, whose protein sequence is MKKTISVIAISAALCAFQASAQDVADLNDLEMAHVAYTADNIDIRYAHMALALSSNPEIHAFANTMISDHTAVNEAALGLLDKLGATAQDNFFSQALNDGAEQVINNFSNLRGVEFDIAYAANELAYHQTVNDLVEHTMIPNIDNDEVRALFQQGLEIFKIHEGHAEMMVKELTE, encoded by the coding sequence ATGAAAAAAACTATATCCGTCATCGCAATTTCAGCTGCACTTTGTGCGTTCCAAGCGTCCGCTCAAGACGTCGCGGACTTGAACGATCTTGAAATGGCTCATGTTGCCTACACGGCAGACAATATTGACATTCGCTATGCTCATATGGCCCTTGCCCTGTCGTCAAATCCCGAAATTCACGCCTTCGCCAACACGATGATCAGCGACCATACAGCTGTAAATGAGGCAGCTCTTGGACTGCTCGACAAGCTAGGCGCGACGGCTCAGGATAACTTTTTCAGCCAAGCTCTCAATGATGGTGCAGAGCAGGTTATCAATAACTTTTCGAACTTGCGCGGTGTTGAGTTCGACATTGCCTACGCAGCAAATGAATTGGCTTATCACCAGACAGTCAATGACCTGGTTGAACACACTATGATCCCGAATATCGACAATGACGAGGTTCGGGCGTTGTTCCAGCAAGGTCTCGAGATTTTCAAGATCCACGAGGGTCATGCAGAAATGATGGTCAAAGAGCTGACCGAATGA
- a CDS encoding AraC family transcriptional regulator: MLDLLSDILTSLSMRGSLYFRTSFTSPWGVAVPSFENVARFHFAHRGSCLVSVDGVREHVSLEQGDLIIIPHGASHELFCSPDAKDTILQMETVLERSGYNGSGVLVYGGEEPNSETQLICGHFSIGEHAKHILIERLPPYIHLKNYGEAAGKWMEATLRVIGDEAGGQRLGGDLIALKMSEAIFAQAIRSFIEESEASKWGLGAFSDINLRRALDAFHKAPTEPWTVEMLAQWAGMSRTSFAVLFKKKMMMTPMQYVTSWRMEIAKKLLSSPAMSLMDAAEGAGYSTDSAFARVFKKETGQTPAGFRNSIRSERRSA, encoded by the coding sequence ATGCTTGATCTCCTCAGTGATATCCTCACCAGCCTGTCCATGCGTGGATCGCTCTACTTCCGCACGTCCTTCACCAGCCCCTGGGGGGTGGCGGTGCCAAGTTTTGAAAACGTGGCGCGCTTTCACTTTGCACATCGGGGCAGCTGCTTGGTTTCCGTCGACGGCGTTCGAGAACATGTATCTTTGGAACAAGGTGATCTAATAATTATCCCGCACGGAGCATCTCACGAACTTTTCTGTAGCCCAGATGCTAAGGATACAATCCTTCAAATGGAGACCGTCCTGGAGCGATCGGGATACAATGGATCTGGTGTACTTGTTTATGGCGGTGAAGAACCCAACAGTGAAACCCAACTGATCTGTGGTCATTTTTCAATCGGCGAACACGCAAAACACATTCTTATTGAACGTTTGCCTCCATATATTCACCTAAAGAACTACGGGGAAGCAGCCGGGAAATGGATGGAAGCAACCTTGCGCGTGATTGGTGATGAAGCAGGGGGACAGCGGTTAGGCGGTGATTTGATTGCCCTGAAAATGTCCGAAGCCATATTCGCACAGGCCATTAGAAGCTTTATCGAAGAGAGTGAAGCCTCCAAGTGGGGCCTTGGGGCATTCTCCGACATCAATTTGCGCCGCGCCCTTGATGCGTTTCACAAAGCGCCAACAGAGCCATGGACAGTAGAAATGCTTGCTCAATGGGCAGGGATGTCGCGAACAAGTTTTGCAGTACTTTTTAAAAAGAAAATGATGATGACGCCTATGCAATACGTCACCAGCTGGCGAATGGAAATTGCAAAGAAATTGCTCTCCAGTCCTGCAATGTCACTGATGGATGCAGCCGAAGGTGCAGGTTACTCTACGGATTCTGCGTTCGCCCGAGTGTTCAAGAAAGAGACTGGCCAAACCCCTGCTGGCTTCAGAAATTCAATTCGGTCGGAGCGTCGTAGCGCATAA
- a CDS encoding AraC family transcriptional regulator, with the protein MEFEHIFDDLEITTDPFAVCELRGACDLGLGRDASATLHYILAGEGEIRLRSQAPLKVSRGTLVLIPALQSHALHSFGVSGDPVPDCKPAAINLARLMATAECGDKGQLIALCAHVDVGLRGVADIIDLIREPLVENVSSPSSMRSALQALLYEISNPGLGSRAMIRALLTQCMIEMLRRRLAVADNALHWMAALADQTVWSALRTMLDKPGDRHTVESLADSVSMSRAAFAKRFADAYGSGPMELLRDLRMRRAGALLRDTDLPVKRIAEMVGFTSRSAFSRTFEAKTGQPPRAFRMSLQEN; encoded by the coding sequence ATGGAATTTGAACATATCTTTGATGATCTCGAGATCACGACGGACCCCTTCGCAGTTTGTGAATTGCGCGGTGCCTGTGATCTTGGTCTGGGGCGAGATGCCTCTGCGACACTTCATTATATCTTGGCCGGCGAGGGAGAAATCAGGCTGCGGTCGCAGGCTCCTTTGAAGGTGTCTCGTGGCACCCTTGTATTGATCCCTGCGTTGCAAAGTCATGCGCTGCACAGCTTTGGTGTAAGCGGTGATCCTGTGCCAGATTGCAAACCAGCAGCGATCAACCTTGCACGTCTGATGGCCACAGCTGAATGTGGTGATAAAGGGCAGTTGATTGCACTTTGTGCCCACGTTGATGTTGGTTTGCGCGGTGTTGCCGACATTATTGACCTGATCCGCGAGCCTTTGGTTGAAAATGTATCGTCGCCAAGCAGTATGCGGTCTGCCTTACAAGCGTTGCTTTACGAGATATCCAACCCAGGTTTAGGCAGCCGCGCTATGATCCGTGCGTTGCTCACGCAGTGCATGATTGAAATGCTACGCAGGCGGCTCGCAGTGGCAGATAATGCATTGCACTGGATGGCGGCCTTGGCAGATCAGACAGTATGGAGTGCCCTGCGCACGATGCTTGATAAGCCTGGTGACAGGCATACGGTAGAAAGCTTGGCAGATAGTGTCAGCATGAGCCGCGCTGCTTTTGCTAAGCGCTTTGCAGATGCCTATGGGTCTGGTCCAATGGAATTGCTGAGGGACCTACGTATGCGGCGGGCAGGTGCATTGTTGCGCGACACTGATTTGCCGGTCAAACGGATTGCAGAGATGGTTGGCTTTACGTCTCGCAGCGCATTTAGTCGCACGTTTGAGGCAAAGACCGGCCAGCCCCCACGAGCATTCCGCATGTCCTTGCAAGAGAATTAG
- a CDS encoding HAD family hydrolase, with protein sequence MKSILHFNGTQRAVQSKDWHSEIISGGYRAVIFDCDGTLVESSETHFQSFNGALQAQGHQMDRGWYYARTGLNRLAILTAFSTQTAPGLDIARAARDSIKTFIELSSVVTPIADTKYLVDALKSSHQLAVGTNAEVEVATASLQAVDQLQYFKTIVSISDGLAAKPAPDIFLEATKRLGFLHAETLVIEDSPEGVKAAIAAGLDVIQLLLD encoded by the coding sequence ATGAAAAGTATTCTCCACTTTAACGGCACGCAGCGCGCCGTCCAATCAAAGGATTGGCATTCAGAAATCATCTCAGGTGGCTACCGTGCAGTGATCTTTGATTGCGACGGCACATTGGTTGAAAGCAGTGAAACCCACTTCCAATCTTTCAACGGGGCCTTGCAAGCACAAGGCCACCAGATGGATCGCGGCTGGTATTATGCGCGCACAGGTCTCAACCGGCTGGCAATATTGACGGCTTTTTCGACGCAGACGGCGCCTGGCTTGGACATCGCACGCGCCGCCAGAGACAGTATCAAAACATTCATTGAACTCAGCTCCGTGGTGACGCCTATTGCAGACACTAAATATTTGGTTGATGCACTTAAGTCGTCGCACCAGCTGGCTGTGGGGACAAATGCTGAGGTTGAAGTCGCGACGGCATCGCTGCAAGCCGTTGATCAACTGCAATACTTCAAGACCATAGTCTCTATTTCCGATGGGCTGGCGGCTAAGCCCGCACCGGACATATTTTTAGAGGCAACGAAGCGTCTTGGATTTTTGCACGCCGAAACACTGGTTATTGAAGATTCTCCGGAAGGGGTCAAAGCCGCCATCGCAGCAGGTCTCGACGTGATACAGCTGTTGCTTGACTGA